From one Caldithrix abyssi DSM 13497 genomic stretch:
- a CDS encoding cytochrome c maturation protein CcmE: MRSKYIIGGLIIVGFTIWAAISFNSSLTPYVTIGEARQSNETVQVKGERVGSGHFDVKTNQFRFQIRDENGELLDVVYDGAKPGNFDQASHIVCVGKYENGVFHAKELLVKCPSKYQPEGSEL; encoded by the coding sequence ATGCGTTCAAAATATATCATTGGTGGGTTAATCATTGTTGGTTTCACCATCTGGGCCGCAATATCTTTTAACAGTTCGCTTACGCCTTACGTTACCATTGGCGAGGCCAGGCAAAGTAATGAAACGGTGCAGGTTAAAGGCGAACGCGTGGGGAGCGGGCATTTCGACGTGAAGACCAATCAGTTCAGGTTTCAGATCCGGGATGAAAACGGCGAATTGCTGGATGTCGTTTATGATGGAGCCAAACCCGGTAATTTTGATCAGGCCTCGCACATTGTTTGTGTAGGCAAGTATGAAAACGGCGTATTTCATGCCAAAGAACTTCTGGTCAAATGCCCTTCCAAGTATCAACCAGAAGGGAGCGAGCTATGA
- a CDS encoding cytochrome c biogenesis protein, with protein MSKLWKIIIYPGIVLVIIGAFTWAPLEPRVLKEYTRVFYFHVPVAWICVVFFFMAAYYSFMYLRTKDLLYDAYAQISNELGILFAILATVTGSIWAKVTWGSFWNWDPRQTSIFILLLIYGAYFSLRSAVEQEDRKARLSAVYSLLAFVTVPFFIFIVPRIYFSLHPDPVINTQGKIHLEFRQRIVFFSSLFFHTLLYFWLFKVRKAQVKLQMLLRLHEENKLLEE; from the coding sequence ATGTCTAAATTATGGAAAATAATTATTTACCCTGGGATTGTTCTGGTCATTATTGGGGCGTTTACCTGGGCGCCTCTGGAACCCAGAGTGTTAAAAGAATACACGCGTGTCTTCTATTTTCATGTGCCGGTAGCCTGGATATGTGTGGTTTTCTTTTTTATGGCGGCCTATTATAGTTTTATGTACCTGCGCACTAAAGATTTGTTGTACGATGCCTATGCCCAGATTAGCAATGAACTGGGCATTCTGTTTGCCATTCTGGCGACCGTAACCGGCTCGATCTGGGCAAAAGTTACCTGGGGCTCATTCTGGAACTGGGATCCGCGTCAAACATCGATCTTTATCCTGCTATTGATTTATGGCGCCTATTTTTCGTTACGCTCTGCCGTGGAGCAGGAGGATCGTAAAGCGCGATTGTCTGCAGTCTATTCTTTGTTGGCCTTTGTAACCGTACCGTTTTTTATTTTCATCGTGCCGCGCATCTACTTTTCATTGCATCCTGACCCGGTAATTAATACCCAGGGGAAAATTCATCTGGAATTTCGCCAACGCATCGTCTTCTTTTCTTCTCTGTTTTTTCATACGCTTTTATATTTCTGGTTGTTTAAGGTGCGTAAGGCTCAGGTAAAATTACAGATGCTTTTACGTTTACATGAAGAAAATAAACTTTTGGAGGAATAA
- the gdhA gene encoding NADP-specific glutamate dehydrogenase: MSTFVEDLMAEVKAKNPNEPEFHQAVLEVAESLALVYERHPEYRSAKILERIIEPERVVMFRVPWLDDQGEVQINRGFRIEMNSAIGPYKGGLRFHPSVNLGILKFLAFEQVFKNSLTTLPMGGGKGGSDFDPKGKSDNEVMRFCQSFMTELYRHIGANTDVPAGDIGVGAREIGYLFGQYKRIRNEFTGVLTGKGINWGGSLIRPEATGYGAVYFAAEMLATRGETLEGKVCLVSGSGNVAQYTTEKLLELGAKVVTLSDSGGFIYDEEGITREKLDFVMELKNLRRGRIKEYAEEFKSAVYTPADPNLDHNPMWDIKADCAFPSATQNEINGKDAENMVKNGVFLVSEGANMPTTIEGVRVFLENNVLYGPGKAANAGGVAVSGLEMVQNSMRLPWSREEVDNRLRHIMKSIHKTCVETAERYGTPGNYVNGANIGGFLKVANAMLDQGVV; this comes from the coding sequence ATGAGTACGTTTGTTGAAGATTTGATGGCAGAAGTAAAAGCTAAAAACCCCAACGAGCCTGAATTTCATCAGGCGGTTCTGGAAGTTGCCGAATCGCTGGCTCTGGTTTACGAACGTCATCCGGAATATCGTTCGGCAAAGATTTTGGAACGGATTATCGAGCCGGAACGTGTGGTAATGTTTCGCGTTCCATGGCTGGATGATCAGGGCGAAGTGCAGATTAACCGCGGTTTCCGCATTGAGATGAACAGCGCTATTGGTCCGTACAAAGGCGGTTTGCGTTTTCATCCTTCCGTAAACCTGGGCATTCTAAAATTTTTGGCTTTTGAGCAGGTATTCAAAAACAGCTTAACCACTTTGCCCATGGGCGGCGGCAAAGGCGGTTCCGATTTTGATCCCAAAGGCAAAAGCGACAACGAAGTGATGCGTTTTTGCCAGAGCTTTATGACCGAACTTTACCGCCATATTGGCGCCAATACCGACGTGCCGGCCGGCGACATTGGCGTGGGCGCACGCGAAATCGGTTACCTGTTCGGGCAGTACAAACGAATCAGAAATGAGTTCACCGGTGTTTTGACGGGTAAAGGCATCAACTGGGGCGGTTCTCTGATTCGCCCGGAAGCAACCGGTTATGGCGCTGTGTATTTTGCGGCAGAAATGTTAGCCACACGCGGCGAAACGCTGGAAGGCAAAGTATGTCTCGTTTCCGGCAGCGGCAACGTCGCTCAGTACACCACCGAAAAGCTGCTTGAATTAGGCGCTAAAGTGGTTACCCTGTCCGATTCCGGCGGCTTTATTTACGACGAAGAAGGCATCACCCGTGAAAAATTAGATTTTGTGATGGAATTAAAGAACCTGCGCCGCGGTCGCATTAAAGAATATGCCGAAGAATTCAAGAGCGCGGTTTACACGCCGGCCGATCCGAACCTCGATCACAATCCGATGTGGGATATCAAAGCCGACTGTGCCTTCCCGAGCGCAACGCAAAACGAAATCAACGGCAAAGACGCTGAAAACATGGTTAAAAACGGCGTATTTCTGGTCAGCGAAGGCGCTAACATGCCCACCACCATCGAAGGCGTCAGGGTATTCCTGGAAAATAACGTACTCTACGGCCCGGGTAAAGCTGCCAATGCCGGCGGTGTAGCCGTATCCGGCCTGGAAATGGTACAAAACAGCATGCGTCTGCCCTGGTCGCGCGAAGAGGTGGACAATCGTCTGCGTCACATCATGAAGAGCATCCACAAAACCTGTGTTGAAACGGCAGAACGTTACGGCACGCCTGGCAATTACGTAAACGGCGCCAATATCGGCGGCTTTTTGAAGGTAGCCAACGCCATGCTGGATCAAGGTGTGGTTTAA
- a CDS encoding response regulator transcription factor encodes MIRILIADDHAIVRAGLKQIVAQEKDMIVEGEAGSVDELLQLLPQKEWSVLILDINMPGRSGLDVLKEIKTRYPALPVLILSIYDEEQYGLRAIRSGADGYLKKISAPEELISAIRKLISGGKYISPTLAERLANTFTGKLSEKPHEKLSPREYQVMCMIAEGKSAEEIGETLAISAHTVYSYRNRILHKLNIKSNIELTRYVLEHKLI; translated from the coding sequence ATGATACGTATTTTAATCGCGGATGATCATGCCATTGTAAGAGCCGGTTTAAAGCAAATTGTCGCTCAGGAAAAAGACATGATCGTCGAAGGCGAAGCCGGGTCGGTTGATGAATTGTTGCAGCTTTTACCGCAAAAAGAATGGAGCGTTTTAATTCTGGACATCAACATGCCCGGTCGCAGCGGGCTGGATGTTCTAAAGGAGATCAAAACCCGCTACCCGGCGTTGCCTGTTTTGATTTTGAGTATTTACGACGAAGAGCAATACGGACTGCGCGCCATTCGTTCCGGCGCCGACGGCTATTTAAAAAAGATCAGCGCGCCGGAAGAATTGATCTCGGCCATTCGTAAGCTAATTTCCGGCGGAAAGTACATCAGCCCTACCCTGGCGGAACGGCTGGCCAATACCTTTACCGGCAAGCTATCCGAAAAGCCACACGAAAAACTTTCGCCCCGCGAATACCAGGTTATGTGTATGATTGCAGAAGGCAAATCGGCTGAAGAAATCGGGGAAACTCTGGCGATTAGCGCGCATACCGTGTATTCTTACCGGAATCGCATTTTGCATAAACTAAACATTAAGTCCAATATTGAATTAACGCGCTACGTGCTTGAGCACAAGCTGATTTAA
- a CDS encoding heme lyase CcmF/NrfE family subunit: MITGIMATVLTFVALMLSVVAYYLYDRRREESLLTFARTAFYAAGVLIVFQTVLLLYGILAHHFEWSYVFSYSSRDLSLFYLISTFWAGQEGTLLLWLLFGVIYGLWILHLRKEDEPMVMSFFNLIMAFIAMILIKKNPFTYVWEINPINFAVGVIPPDGAGLNPLLQDPWMVIHPPVMFAGYSATMLPFSFALTALVKRNYDKWVKPAFPFVVFTAMTLGAGIILGGYWAYTTLGWGGYWAWDPVENSSLIPWLFSLALIHGLLIQKRQGGMKKINLLLSIMTFILVLWGSFLTRSGILTDFSVHSFGESEISSYLIGFVLLFMTIGLLIFLFRVNEVKYHPVHTDLATRESFMNLGILILVLMGIFTLVGTSWPLLSGLFKEKAESFAIEYYNYMAGPFAVLMAVLIAISPLLRWKSSSWDKLRTVAVHAVISIVLGIIFFFAGVKQIIPLLIMTLSVFMILINGQLVIKMLRKKNWGFGGYLVHTGLGLMMIGIITSSVYDHSVKTTFPKDMPKEVFGYEIVYQGRMPAANGKDHVVLMVDGKKTMGKFYWSDYSQAWMVGPSVENKWIRDLYISPIQIIPPEDTMTSGHTVTLIKGQKTDFHNFLLLFKAYDMNSHQMGADEMMLKAIVEIYDKNSGELVGEIRPGISIKGDDRQPLPATFVDNKSKVFLNGINVEQKSITIVVNEANETPEAGKEILAAEVTIKPFINILWLGTVIMLVGFLFSLYYRFNERRK; this comes from the coding sequence ATGATTACTGGCATTATGGCTACCGTACTAACGTTTGTAGCCCTGATGTTGAGCGTGGTCGCCTATTATTTGTACGACCGGCGCAGAGAGGAATCTTTACTTACATTCGCCCGTACCGCTTTTTACGCGGCTGGCGTCTTAATCGTATTTCAAACGGTATTGTTGTTGTATGGTATTTTAGCGCATCATTTTGAATGGAGCTATGTTTTTAGTTATTCTTCACGAGATTTAAGCCTTTTTTATCTGATCTCCACATTCTGGGCAGGCCAGGAAGGCACTTTATTATTGTGGCTTCTTTTTGGCGTGATTTACGGCTTGTGGATTCTGCACCTGCGCAAAGAAGACGAGCCTATGGTGATGAGTTTTTTTAATTTGATTATGGCTTTTATTGCCATGATTCTAATTAAGAAAAATCCTTTTACCTATGTCTGGGAAATTAATCCTATCAACTTTGCTGTAGGTGTAATCCCCCCTGATGGCGCGGGGTTAAACCCGTTGTTGCAGGACCCCTGGATGGTTATCCATCCGCCGGTTATGTTTGCCGGTTATTCTGCCACCATGCTGCCGTTTTCTTTTGCCCTTACCGCTCTGGTTAAGAGAAATTATGACAAGTGGGTTAAACCGGCCTTCCCATTTGTCGTTTTTACGGCAATGACCCTGGGCGCCGGTATTATCTTAGGCGGTTACTGGGCCTACACCACCCTCGGTTGGGGCGGTTATTGGGCTTGGGACCCGGTTGAAAATAGTTCGCTCATTCCGTGGCTATTTAGCCTTGCTTTGATTCATGGATTGTTAATTCAGAAACGGCAGGGCGGGATGAAGAAGATCAATTTATTGTTGTCCATTATGACCTTTATTCTTGTGCTCTGGGGAAGCTTTTTAACCAGGAGCGGCATTCTGACTGATTTTTCGGTGCACTCTTTCGGAGAATCGGAAATCAGCTCCTATCTGATTGGCTTTGTGCTGTTGTTTATGACGATTGGACTGCTGATCTTTTTATTCCGCGTTAATGAAGTTAAATATCACCCCGTTCACACCGACCTGGCCACGCGCGAGAGTTTTATGAATCTGGGAATCCTGATTTTGGTTTTAATGGGTATTTTTACCCTTGTTGGAACTTCGTGGCCGTTGCTTAGCGGGCTTTTTAAAGAAAAAGCGGAAAGTTTTGCCATCGAATATTACAATTACATGGCTGGGCCGTTTGCCGTTTTAATGGCCGTTTTGATCGCCATATCTCCTCTTTTGCGCTGGAAAAGTTCAAGCTGGGACAAATTACGCACGGTTGCTGTGCATGCCGTAATCAGCATTGTTCTGGGAATCATCTTCTTCTTTGCCGGTGTAAAACAGATCATCCCTCTGCTAATCATGACATTATCCGTGTTTATGATTTTAATTAACGGACAGCTTGTAATTAAGATGTTGCGCAAAAAGAATTGGGGATTTGGGGGGTATCTGGTTCATACCGGTCTTGGATTGATGATGATAGGTATCATCACCTCTTCGGTTTACGATCATTCTGTTAAAACAACTTTTCCTAAAGATATGCCCAAAGAAGTATTTGGATATGAAATCGTTTATCAAGGGCGAATGCCGGCCGCCAACGGTAAAGACCATGTGGTATTAATGGTTGACGGAAAGAAAACCATGGGCAAGTTTTACTGGAGCGACTACAGCCAGGCCTGGATGGTTGGCCCTTCTGTTGAGAATAAATGGATACGCGATCTTTATATTTCTCCCATTCAAATTATTCCGCCGGAAGATACCATGACCTCGGGACACACGGTGACATTAATTAAAGGGCAAAAAACAGATTTCCATAATTTCCTGTTGCTATTCAAAGCCTATGATATGAATTCGCATCAGATGGGTGCGGATGAAATGATGTTAAAAGCGATTGTGGAAATTTACGACAAAAATAGCGGAGAACTGGTAGGAGAAATACGGCCGGGCATTTCTATCAAAGGAGATGACCGACAACCCCTACCAGCCACCTTTGTGGACAATAAATCAAAAGTTTTCTTAAATGGAATAAATGTCGAACAAAAGTCAATTACCATTGTGGTGAACGAGGCCAATGAAACTCCGGAGGCCGGAAAAGAAATACTGGCTGCGGAGGTTACCATTAAACCCTTTATCAACATCCTGTGGTTGGGCACGGTCATCATGCTTGTCGGCTTTTTATTTTCCCTGTATTACCGTTTTAATGAACGCAGGAAATAA
- a CDS encoding CcmD family protein, translating to MNPEYVVMIINLVIWSGIFVYLWKTDRAVKKLEQEIKHLHSNEKSDS from the coding sequence ATGAATCCCGAATATGTGGTTATGATCATCAATCTGGTTATCTGGAGCGGTATTTTTGTTTATTTATGGAAAACAGACCGCGCCGTAAAAAAATTGGAACAAGAGATTAAACATCTACATTCAAACGAGAAATCGGATTCTTAA
- a CDS encoding ABC transporter ATP-binding protein, which yields MELIAEKIVKRFGNFLVLRNISFQVKSGSSIAITGANGSGKTTLVKILCNLMAPTRGKVIYRNNGNVIERGEIYRYIGLVGPYLQLYQELTAQENIDFFARMRNLKNYSEKIRKMMELFKLAGREDDPVKTYSSGMQQRLKYICALMHDPEILFVDEPRSNLDQEGIQAVYRILEEHKKEKILVISTNDQDDLLLADQIIKVGN from the coding sequence ATGGAATTGATCGCTGAGAAAATTGTTAAACGATTCGGAAACTTTCTGGTTCTGAGAAATATTAGCTTCCAGGTCAAAAGCGGCTCATCCATTGCCATTACCGGGGCAAACGGTTCAGGGAAAACGACGCTTGTCAAAATTCTCTGTAATTTAATGGCTCCGACGCGTGGAAAGGTAATTTACCGTAATAATGGGAATGTTATTGAACGGGGCGAGATTTACCGGTACATTGGTCTGGTAGGCCCTTATTTGCAACTTTATCAGGAATTAACCGCTCAGGAAAATATTGATTTTTTTGCCCGCATGCGTAATCTGAAAAATTATTCGGAAAAAATCAGAAAGATGATGGAGTTATTTAAGCTGGCCGGTCGTGAGGACGATCCCGTCAAAACATATTCTTCCGGTATGCAGCAGCGTCTGAAATACATTTGCGCCTTAATGCATGATCCTGAAATTCTGTTTGTTGATGAACCGCGTTCAAATCTGGATCAGGAAGGGATACAGGCTGTTTATCGTATTTTAGAAGAACATAAAAAAGAAAAAATTTTGGTAATTTCTACCAATGATCAGGACGATTTATTGCTGGCAGATCAAATAATTAAAGTGGGAAACTGA
- a CDS encoding PAS domain-containing sensor histidine kinase, with amino-acid sequence MRVSKTKLLVMIGLGLFLFGSCKESSTPRVQTDGEELRQAFSLYGYALQLTPENLLSWRVKLENISGGATLKRAIEPKRHFSPSLILAHGDTTFLFTLLQETFMLTNRQIDQLRQSQNARSLKWLNKAAFELARISILATFEPERQADLRKQSRPLNTFTVTLLANGRSDARFLSQRWLTLQNIFNGLTAQHLATGLNNGRTGFVWAWLITGALLFITALLVLKVLQYRRGMEQLLKGIRKFIPQAEQPLPPRKKRFYDTRDRIIEAFRQLRQNQVETEQKLLTAAGRSRLFEQKLGEIENTLQEVLSLQEFLWEKASVALALIDDERRFIRVNQTFCKLARLTEAELLGRPYSSIFQADGKLHAEKMLFQNNNGSAKDGSKAEKHILWCGQKVWWKTNIFSLSDSGDEAKLIMIEDVTHWLKQIHELSQKAKHFKLLFNQTNDPVFVNQLTREQRFGPFVEVNKKAIETYLYSREEFKYLNPLTLIPAEHRAKHEEITQKLVKDGHVIYEIEYFRKDKRRIPVEINAHLFDYRDQPMILSIVRDVSERKRAQQSLKKFGLQLRNLASRLQDIREEERSMIAREIHDELGQLLTVLKIEISLLCKRFEIDNPQVKTKVGTISDLINQAVQTIQQITAKLRPSILDEVGLIAALEWQAEEFSKHTGIPCKTHFPQEEIELDRERATALFRIFQESLTNIARHAQAKRISVFLKISPQKVILEVIDNGLGINRQQIESPQSLGILGMRERAMVFGGHLEIHGVPGQGTRVKVELPLGEQ; translated from the coding sequence ATGAGAGTAAGCAAGACCAAATTGCTGGTCATGATCGGCCTTGGATTGTTTTTGTTCGGATCCTGTAAAGAATCCTCCACGCCCCGTGTGCAAACAGACGGAGAAGAACTGCGCCAGGCATTTTCTTTGTACGGTTATGCCTTGCAATTGACGCCGGAAAATCTCTTAAGCTGGCGTGTAAAGCTGGAAAACATCTCTGGCGGCGCCACCTTAAAAAGGGCGATTGAACCAAAACGCCATTTTTCGCCGTCATTAATTTTGGCTCATGGCGATACGACATTTCTGTTTACACTGTTACAAGAAACGTTCATGTTAACTAACCGACAGATCGATCAATTACGACAAAGTCAAAATGCCCGATCCTTAAAATGGTTAAATAAGGCGGCCTTTGAGCTGGCCAGGATTTCCATTTTGGCGACATTTGAGCCGGAGCGCCAGGCCGACTTAAGAAAACAAAGCAGGCCTTTGAACACCTTTACGGTCACTTTGTTAGCCAACGGGCGCTCAGATGCGAGGTTTCTTTCTCAACGCTGGCTGACGCTGCAGAACATCTTTAACGGGCTGACCGCACAACACCTCGCAACAGGGCTGAACAACGGTAGAACTGGTTTTGTATGGGCCTGGTTAATCACAGGCGCTCTATTATTCATAACCGCTCTTCTTGTCTTAAAGGTATTGCAATATCGGCGAGGGATGGAGCAACTTCTTAAGGGAATCCGCAAATTTATCCCGCAGGCCGAACAACCTTTACCTCCTCGAAAAAAAAGATTTTACGACACCCGAGACCGGATTATTGAAGCCTTTAGGCAGTTGAGACAAAACCAGGTGGAAACCGAACAAAAACTTCTCACAGCGGCAGGGCGTTCTCGCCTATTCGAACAAAAATTAGGCGAAATAGAAAATACATTGCAAGAGGTCCTGAGCCTGCAGGAATTTTTGTGGGAAAAAGCGTCCGTTGCCCTGGCGCTCATCGATGATGAAAGGCGATTTATCCGCGTCAATCAGACATTTTGCAAACTGGCTCGTTTAACAGAAGCAGAGCTTTTAGGGCGTCCCTATTCCTCCATTTTCCAGGCGGATGGCAAACTCCATGCAGAAAAGATGCTGTTCCAGAACAATAACGGCTCCGCTAAAGACGGTTCAAAGGCAGAAAAACACATCCTCTGGTGCGGTCAAAAAGTGTGGTGGAAAACCAATATCTTTTCTTTATCGGATTCAGGTGATGAAGCAAAATTAATCATGATCGAAGATGTAACACACTGGCTGAAACAAATTCATGAACTTTCACAAAAAGCAAAACATTTCAAATTACTCTTCAATCAGACCAACGATCCCGTTTTTGTCAATCAATTGACGCGTGAACAACGTTTTGGCCCCTTTGTCGAGGTCAATAAAAAAGCCATCGAAACCTACCTGTATTCCCGGGAGGAGTTTAAATATTTGAATCCATTAACGTTGATTCCTGCAGAACATCGCGCCAAACACGAAGAGATCACGCAAAAGCTGGTTAAAGATGGACACGTGATTTACGAAATCGAATATTTCCGCAAAGACAAAAGGCGCATTCCGGTGGAAATAAACGCGCACCTGTTTGACTATCGCGATCAACCGATGATTTTATCCATTGTGCGCGACGTCTCGGAGCGCAAACGCGCCCAGCAATCATTAAAAAAATTCGGCCTGCAGCTGCGAAACCTGGCTTCTCGCCTGCAGGATATTCGGGAAGAAGAGCGTTCGATGATCGCACGGGAAATTCATGATGAATTGGGACAATTATTAACGGTTCTGAAAATTGAAATTTCGCTGTTGTGCAAACGTTTTGAAATCGATAATCCCCAGGTAAAAACAAAAGTTGGCACCATATCCGATTTAATCAATCAGGCGGTTCAAACCATCCAACAGATTACGGCCAAACTACGGCCGAGTATTCTGGATGAAGTGGGATTGATCGCCGCCCTGGAATGGCAGGCCGAGGAATTCAGCAAACACACCGGAATTCCCTGCAAAACGCATTTTCCGCAAGAAGAGATTGAACTGGATCGCGAACGGGCCACGGCGCTATTCCGCATTTTTCAGGAGTCGCTAACCAACATTGCGCGCCATGCTCAGGCCAAACGCATCTCAGTATTTTTAAAGATTTCACCGCAAAAAGTGATTCTGGAGGTCATCGATAACGGGCTGGGAATCAATCGACAGCAAATTGAATCGCCCCAGTCTTTGGGTATATTGGGCATGCGCGAGCGAGCCATGGTTTTCGGCGGGCACCTGGAAATTCACGGCGTGCCCGGCCAGGGCACCAGAGTAAAAGTAGAGCTCCCGCTGGGGGAACAATGA
- a CDS encoding IS1182 family transposase → MSFITYNRSQMNLFGYSVEDFARDDPKSRFVVELVSRLDLSALYSRYSSQGGDSYAPDMMLALWFYAYSNGITSTRKLEELCKYDTRYIYITGNQHPDHSTLSRFRKAHLDLLDQYFVEILLIAQAEGISSFNQIAIDGTKIKAHSSKRHGYTEDQLDKRIEKLRAEIKQYMQRCNFVEQGATDELDLETLRAEKERLERLEKEILERKAQLKERKKQLKSEHRSRHQINVKEPDARMMPSVDGPGYNAQLGVDMSSHLIVAHEVVSQPNDQGQFIPIQEQVEKNLGSDDKRSYTADSGYHNSTDLKELEEKQIDAVIADPQLSNRSIKETPTSKEELQKEERKLKRSDFVYHEQGDYYECPTGKKLFPVERNSERIVYRSNDCQDCPLINLCISSKKKVKQIHRSVNESYCERMAKKLQTSAAQERLKKRSVTVEPVFGNLKHNLGYRGFSLSGLNNVRSEFTLMCIGHNINVLFKNMLGKRLAAFITASQEKDDLLILFSKNILAFLILYFAQRLRMRKNYQYRRI, encoded by the coding sequence ATGAGTTTTATTACTTATAATCGCTCACAAATGAATCTCTTTGGCTATAGTGTGGAAGATTTTGCCAGAGACGATCCAAAGAGTCGATTTGTAGTGGAGTTGGTTTCGCGCCTTGATTTAAGTGCACTTTATTCCCGTTATAGTTCACAAGGCGGTGATTCTTATGCCCCAGACATGATGCTTGCCTTATGGTTTTATGCTTATAGTAACGGCATTACCAGCACCCGTAAGCTGGAGGAATTGTGTAAATATGATACGCGCTACATTTATATCACTGGGAATCAGCATCCGGATCATAGTACATTAAGTCGTTTTCGCAAGGCACATTTGGATTTATTAGACCAATATTTTGTAGAGATACTTTTAATTGCCCAGGCCGAAGGCATAAGTAGTTTCAACCAGATAGCCATAGATGGCACGAAAATCAAAGCGCACAGCAGTAAGCGTCATGGCTACACTGAGGATCAATTAGACAAACGTATAGAGAAGTTAAGAGCAGAGATCAAGCAATACATGCAGCGCTGTAATTTTGTAGAACAGGGGGCCACGGATGAATTAGATTTAGAAACTCTTCGAGCGGAGAAAGAACGGCTTGAGCGCTTAGAGAAAGAGATATTAGAACGTAAAGCCCAATTGAAAGAGCGTAAGAAACAGCTCAAATCAGAACACCGTTCAAGACATCAAATAAATGTAAAAGAGCCGGATGCCCGCATGATGCCTTCGGTGGATGGACCGGGCTATAACGCACAATTAGGCGTAGATATGTCCAGTCATTTAATAGTAGCTCATGAAGTCGTAAGCCAGCCCAACGACCAGGGTCAATTCATACCGATTCAAGAACAAGTAGAGAAGAATCTTGGTTCAGATGATAAGCGATCTTACACGGCCGATTCCGGTTATCACAATAGCACAGACCTAAAAGAATTGGAAGAAAAGCAGATTGATGCCGTAATAGCCGATCCCCAGTTATCCAATCGTTCGATAAAGGAGACACCAACCTCCAAGGAAGAATTGCAAAAAGAAGAAAGAAAACTAAAACGAAGTGATTTTGTGTATCATGAACAGGGAGATTACTATGAATGTCCGACGGGTAAGAAGCTTTTTCCAGTTGAGAGGAATAGCGAACGGATCGTATATCGTTCCAATGATTGTCAGGACTGTCCCTTAATTAATTTATGTATTTCCAGTAAAAAGAAAGTTAAGCAAATCCATCGTTCAGTTAATGAGAGTTATTGCGAACGTATGGCGAAAAAGTTACAAACTTCAGCGGCGCAGGAACGACTAAAGAAGCGTTCGGTGACAGTTGAACCTGTTTTTGGTAACTTGAAGCATAATTTAGGCTATCGTGGATTTTCCTTATCTGGTCTTAATAATGTTCGTAGTGAATTTACGTTAATGTGTATTGGGCATAATATTAATGTTCTATTTAAAAATATGTTAGGGAAACGTTTAGCAGCGTTTATAACAGCATCACAAGAAAAAGATGATCTATTAATTTTATTTTCAAAGAATATTTTGGCGTTTTTAATTCTATATTTTGCCCAACGCTTAAGAATGAGAAAAAATTATCAATATCGGAGAATATAA
- a CDS encoding heme exporter protein CcmB — translation MKQVWLIFLKDIQQEFKTRYAINAILLFAIVTLSAVSFSIGTYTATARILASLFWIILFFSSMSGLSHIFIREEETHTADTLKLVARPTSIYLGKFLFNLILLMLLEVILIPLFIAVMNFKILNYQIFLLTLLIGNFGLAAGGTMVAAIISKASTKGALFTVLSFPILLPVLISGISATRKASESVKLMEAQNELQALFAYGVIIIVTSVLLFDFVWNE, via the coding sequence ATGAAACAGGTCTGGCTTATTTTTCTTAAAGATATTCAGCAGGAATTTAAAACGCGTTACGCGATTAATGCCATTTTGCTTTTTGCCATTGTAACCCTGAGCGCGGTTTCCTTTTCTATTGGCACCTATACGGCTACGGCGCGTATTCTGGCATCGCTGTTCTGGATCATCTTATTCTTTTCATCGATGTCCGGACTTTCGCATATTTTTATAAGAGAAGAAGAGACGCACACGGCCGATACGCTTAAATTAGTTGCCCGGCCGACCAGTATTTATCTGGGCAAGTTTCTTTTTAATCTGATCTTATTGATGTTATTAGAAGTTATTTTAATCCCTTTATTTATAGCGGTGATGAATTTTAAGATTTTAAATTATCAAATATTTTTACTCACCCTTTTAATCGGCAATTTTGGTTTGGCTGCCGGAGGGACAATGGTTGCGGCGATCATCTCCAAAGCCAGCACAAAGGGAGCGTTATTTACCGTTCTATCGTTTCCCATTCTTTTACCCGTGCTGATCAGTGGAATTAGCGCCACGCGCAAAGCGTCTGAATCCGTAAAACTAATGGAAGCGCAAAACGAACTACAGGCGCTGTTTGCTTATGGGGTTATCATCATTGTAACCAGTGTTTTGTTGTTCGATTTTGTCTGGAATGAATGA